The Geothrix sp. DNA segment CACGATGGTGGCGCTGGGGCCCTTGAGGCCGTAGGCGAGGGCGAGGTGTCCGCTGGCGGCGTTGGCCACGCAGTTGGGGAAGACCAGCGGCGAGGCGCCTTCGGGCCCGCGCTGGAGGTAGGGCCGCATGAAGGCCTCGCTGGCCTCGCTGCCGCCCGTGAGTGAACCCACGGCCACGGCGATGCGCTCGCCCATGGCTTTCGGATCGAGCCCGGCATCGGCGAAGGCCTGGTGGGCCGCCACCCAGGCGAAGCGCGACGGCCGGTCCAGGCGGCGCAGCTGCATGGGCGGGATGGTGCCCACGGGGTTGAAGGCCGCGCAGGCGGCGCCGCGGCCCAGCCCGAGGGCTTCGGGGAGGTCCGCGAAGCAGGGGGCGCCTGAAGCCAGGCTGGCACGAGCTGTCTCGATGCCATCTCCGCAGGGCAGCACCAGGCCCAGGCCCGTGATGACGAGGTCTGTGCCGCTCACCGGCCCTCCCAGCGACGCACAAGAAGGCTTGTGTTGTTGCCTCCGAAGGCGAACGCATTGACCAGCGCGGCCCGCAGGAGCCGCTGCTTCGCCACCTTCGGCGTGCAGTCCAGATCGCAAATGGGATCGGCTTCCTCCAGCCGCAGGGTGGGGCTCACCACCTGGTCGCGCAGGGCCAGGATGGCGGCGGCCGCCCCGAAGGCCCCGGCGGCGCCCAGAGTGTGGCCGAACTGGCTCTTGGTGCTGGTGACGGAGATGGCGTCAGCGGCCGTTCCGAGCGCGCGGCGGATGGCCAGGCACTCGGCGCCGTCGTTGGCCGGGGTGGCGGTACCATGGGCGGAGACCAGGTCGATGCCGGAGGCGTCCAGGCCCCCGGTGCGCAGGGCCATGGTCATGGCCCGGGCGGCACCCTCGCCCTCCGGGTGGGGGGCCGTGGGGTGGTGGGCGTCCATGCTGGCGCCATAGCCCAGCACCTCGGCGTAGATCATGGCGCCCCGGGCTCGGGCCCCGTCGAGGGTCTCCAGCACCAGCTGGACGGCGCCCTCCCCCAGGTTCAGGCCGGCCCGGTCGCGGCTGAAGGGGCGGCACTTCTTCGCGTCCACGGCCTTGAGGCAGGAGAAGCCGGCGTAGGTGGTGCGGCAGAGGTTCTCGGCGCCCCCGGCCACGGCGAAGTCGAGCTCGCCCGCCGCCAGCCGCTCCCAGGCCTGGCCCAGGGCCAGCAGGCTGGAGGAGCAGGCGTTCATGATCGTCCCCCGGGGACCCTGGGAACCCACCCGGCGGGCCAGGGCATCCGTGACCGTGCTGGGGCTCTGGTAGGCGGGTTCCGAGGCCCGTCCCCGGCGCCCGGCCAACCGTTCCTCCAGGAAGGCCTCCGCCACAGGCAGGCCGCTGGTGCCGGCCCCCTGGAAGACGCCGATGCGGGTCGGGTCGCCCTGGGGCACCAGGCCATCCAGGGCCTCCTCCAGCGCGCCCAGGGCCATGCGCTCGCAGAGGGTCTGATGGCGGCCCGGGTCCATGGCCACCTGCCCGGCCAGCTGGGCCGGCTCCAGGGGCAGGGAGAGACGGGTGAGGGGGGCCAGGCCATCCTTCCCTTCGAGCATGGCGGACCAGGTGCCTTCCCGGCCCAGGGCCAGGGAGGACACGATGCCAAGGCCCGTCACCACCACGCGCTGAGGGGGTCGGTTCATAGGCGCTTGACCAGCAGGGCGGCGGTGCAGAGGTCCCGGCCCTCGCAGCTGACGGTGCCCCGGATCTTCATCATCCCCGCAAAGGCGCCATCGGACCGGACCTCCAGGCGCAGGCGGTCGCCGGGCAGGGCGGGGGCCCTGAACCGGGCATCCTGCACGCCGGCCAGGAAGATGGCCGCCCCGTGCAGGGGCTCGGCTTCCAGGAACCCCCCGGCCTGGGCCAGCATCTCCAGCAGCAGCACGCCGGGCACCAGGGGGTGTCCTTCGAAATGGCCCTGGAGGTAGGGCTCACCATTGGTGACGAGCTTTTCCGCCACCACGCGCACCCCGGGCTCGCGCTCCAGCACCCGGTCCACCAGCAGGAAGGGGTAGCGGTGCGGCAAGTGGGCCGGAATGTCAGTCATCGGTCGCCTTCGGCTACTTGGCGTTCTCAGCGATGAAGTCCGTGAGGGCCTGCACGGACTTGAAGGCCTTGAGGCCCGCGGCCTCGTCCTCGATCTTCACGCCGAAGACCTGCTCGATGCCCAGCACCAGCTCCAGGGCGTCGATGGAGTCCAGGCCCAGCCCCTCGCCGAAGAGGGGGGCCCCGTCGTCGATCTGGTCCGGCGTCATCCCCTCGAGCTTCAGGCGCTCGATGATCATCTCTTTGACGCGCAGCTTGAGGTCGCTCATGGGGTTCCCGGCAGAAGGGTGGAAAGGCCCCCTAGATCCTAGCCAACGTCTGCGTTGGCTAGGGGATTCTATCCCGAACCCCGGCGTCCAGGACGCTTGTGATCTTGACATCGCTCCCGGTGGTTCAAAGGGCGCTAAGCTGGACCCTCGCGGAATCCTCCGCCCGAGAGCGCCATGGCCCATCCCGCATCGCCCTTCTTGTCGGTCCTGATCCTGTTGCTGGTGGCTGCCGTGACGGCCGCCGCCATCCTCGTGCTGTCGGGCTGGGTGCTCCCCATGCTGAAGCCGAACAATCCCCAGGAGGCCAAGCTGCGGGTCTACGAGTGCGGCGTGCCGCCCGTCCAGAGCGGGGCCCGGCACAAGTACTCCGTGAAGTTCTACCTGACGGCCATGCTCTTCATCCTGTTCGACGTGGAAGCCGCCTTCCTGCTGCCCTGGGCCGTGAACTTCAAGACGGCGCTCTGGACCTTCGGCGCCATGCTGAGCTTCATGGCCACCCTGCTGGTGGGCTTCATCTACGCCTGGGGCAAGGGCGCCTTCGAGTGGGAGCGCTGACATGGCCGAGCTGGACATCAACGATGCCGTGATGACCACCCGCCTGGACGCGGTGGTCAACTGGGGCCGCAAGAACAGCCTGTGGCCCATGCCCTTCGGCGTGGCCTGCTGCGCCATCGAGTTCATGAGCATGATGTCGTCCAAGTACGACCTCAGCCGCTTCGGCGCCGAGGCCATGCGCTTCAGCCCCCGGCAGAGCGACATGATGCTGGTGCTCGGCACCATCACCAACAAGATGGCCCCGGTGCTCCGCACCATCTACGCCCAGATGGCCGAGCCCAAGTGGGTGATCTCGGTGGGCGTCTGCGCGTCGTCGGGCGGCATGTACCGCACCTACGCCACCCTGCAGGGCATCGACCGGATCATCCCCGTGGACGTCTACGTGCCGGGCTGCCCGCCCCGCCCCGAAAGCATCATCTACGGCGTCATGAAGCTGCAGGAGCAGATCGAGAAGGAATCGCTCTCCATGCGCAAGGATCACATCGCGCGGTTCTACGAAAGCCTGGAGCGGCAGGACGCTCTGCAGGCGGCGAAGGGCCTCACCAGCCAGCAGACCATCCGCGAGATGCTGATGGACGCCGGCGAGCGCGGCGTGGGTACCATTTTCTAGGCGGGATGGACCATGAGCATGAAGCAGGAGCGAAATGCCACTTTGGTGAAGCCGAAGCCCGGAGGGCGCGGCACAGGAGGTGCCGCGTGATCATCGAGCACATCGACGCACAGCTCCCGGGGACCGTCACCGACCGGCACGACTTCCGGGGTGACCAGACCATCGTCATCGCGAAGGAGAACCTGCTGGCCGTGGTGGACCTGCTCCACCGCGAGGGCTTCCAGTTCCTGGTGGACATCACGGCGGTGGACTGGCCCGAGCGTGAGCAGAGGTTCGACGTGGTCTACCACTGGCTCAACCTGGCCAGCCAGGAGCGCCTGCGGGTGAAGGTGCCCGTGGCCGACGGCGAGTCGGTCGCCAGCCTGGCTGGCCTGTTCAAGACCGCCAACTGGTTCGAGCGCGAGGTCTTCGACCTCTTCGGCATCCGCTTCGAGGGCCACCCGGACCTGCGGCGCCTGCTGACCTGGGACGACTTCCAGGGCCACGCCCTCCGCAAGGACTTCCCCCTGGATGGCGGCGACGTCTTCTGCATGGAAGGTTGCACCGCGCCCTACAACAACGGCGAGCGAGGTGGAGAATGACCATGGACTCCATCGCCATGACCCGGCAGCAGCTCGACGGCGACAAGATGATCGTCAACATGGGGCCGTCGCACCCCACCACCCACGGCACGCTCCGCATCGTGCTGGAGCTCGAGGGCGAGACCATCACCAAGGCCACCCCCGAGATGGGCTACCTCCACCGCGGCGTGGAGAAGCTGGGCGAGAGCCTCAGCTACCAGCAGTTCATCCCCCTGACGGACCGGCTGAACTACTGCAGCTCCATCATGAACAACGTGGGCTACACCACGGCGGTGGAGAAGCTGCTGGGTATCGAGATCCCCAAGCGCGCCCAGCAGATCCGGGTGCTGGTCTCCGAGCTGGCCCGCATCGCCGACCACCTGGTGTGCGTGGGTGTGAACGCCGTGGACATCGGCGCCTTCACGGCCTTCCTCTACCTCTTCCGCCAGCGCGAGACCATCTACGACCTGTTCGAGATGGCCGCCGGCCAGCGCCTGCACACCAGCTTCACCCGCATCGGCGGCCTCTACCGGGACATCCCCGAGGGCTTCGTGCCCCTCACCGAGCGCTTCCTGGTGGAGTGCGAGGCGAGCATCAACGAGATGGAGAACCTGCTCACCCACAACCCCATCTGGCATGACCGCACCAAGGGCATCGGCGCCATCAGCCCGGAAGACGCGGTGAACTGGGGCTACACCGGGCCCTGCCTGCGCGCCGCCGGCGTGCCCCAGGACCTGCGCAAGGCCCAGCCCTACCTGGGCTACGAGACCTACGACTTCGACATCCCCGTGGGCACCACCGGTGACGTGTTCGACCGCTACCTGGTGCGCACCGAGGAGATGCGCCAGAGCCTGCGCATCATCCGCCAGGTGCTGGACCGGCTCGAGCCGGGTCCCGTCATGGTGGACGATCCCAAGGTGGCGCTGCCGCCCAAGGAGAAGGTCTATACCCGCATGGAGAGCCTCATCCACCACTTCAAGCTCATCATGCACGGCATGGAGATGCCCGTGGGCGAGGTCTACAGCGCCACCGAAGCCGCCAATGGCGAGCTGGGCTTCTACATCGTGAGCGATGGCGGCAAGAACCCCTACCGCATCCGCGTCCGTCCCCCCTGCCTCCCCATCTTCAGCAGCTTCGAGGAGCAGGTGAAGGGCGGGCTGATTGCGGATGCTGTTGCGGTGCTTGGCGCCATGAATATTATTGCCGGTGAACTGGACCGATAATCAAACGCAACCTGCAACGGCACAGGCGCCATGAGCACGAAGCAGGAGCGGAGTGCGACTTTGCCGAAGGCGAAGCCCGAAGGGTGCCGCACAGGATGTGCGGTGTCAGGATCATTGCGGGTGAGCTCGACCGTTGACGCGCCAAGCACGGCATGCGGGCGAAGGCCGCTGCCGGACTGGGGGCCATGAGGCCGAAGCAGGGAGGCTCCGTCTCCACGAGGCGCAGCCGAGCGGGAGCAGGCGCAGCGTACGATAGACGGAGCAAGGTCGACCGTGCGCGAAGCAGGCCGTGCTCTAGCCTCATTGGACCTGCGGTGGGTTTTTCGGCCAAGCTGTCGCATTCCCTCCGGGAGGTCCCATGGATCGCCGTTCGTTTTTGAACGCCACACTGGCTGTCAGCGCCGCGGGGGCCCTCGCGCCGCTCTCCGCCCAGGGGCGGCCCACGCCCATGCCAGGCGAGACGATGCCTACCCATGTCTGGCTCGTGGGGGACGCGGCCCCGACCGATCCGGCCGCATACGCGGCCCGCCTGGCCCGTTTGGCGTCGCGGGAGAAGGTGCGGGATACCTATCTGGCCCAGGGCGCGGTAACCGAGTTGGAGCAGGCTTTCGCCAGTCTCCTGGGCAAGGAGGACTGCGCCTTCTTCCCAACGGGAACCCTCGCCAACAACGTGGCCGTGCGGGTCCTTTGCGCCGACCATCCCCACGCGCTGGTCCAGCACGAAAGCCACTTCTACAGGGATGAGAGCGACGCGGCCCAGCGACTGGCGGGCATCAGCCTGGTGCCCCTGGCAGCCGGGCGCGCCACGCCCACCCTCCAGGAAGTCGCGACAGCCTTCGACGAGGCGGAGAAGGGGCCCTTCGCCATCAAGGTGGGCGCCATTTCCCTGGAAAGCCCCGTGCGTCGCCAGCGTGGCCAGCTGGTGCCCCCTTCAGCGGTTCAGGCTTTGACGGACCTGGGCAAGGCGCACGGGGCCGGCCTGCACCTGGACGGCGCGCGCCTCCTCCTCGCCCCACCCTCCCTGGATCTGAAGGCCTATGTGGCACCCTTCACCACGGTCTACGTCTCCCTCTACAAGTACCTGGATGCCCCCTTCGGGGCCGTGCTGGCGGGATCCAGCGTCCACATGGCCAAGGCTCGGGAGTTCCGCCACATCTATGGCGGGCTTCTCTACCAGGGCTGGGAGGCGGCCCTCATTGCCCTCGATTCCCTGAAGACCTTCCCCCAGCGCATGGCCCGGGCCCATGGCGTCGCCCAGGACTTGATGAAGGCCCTGGAAGCCAGTGGGAAGGTCAGGCGGCGGGTGGATCCTTATGCCTCCAACATCCATTTCCTGGAAATGGACGCCACCCTGGCCCAGGCCGCCACGGAAAGGGGTCGTGCGGCTGGCGTGCGGCTGGGCCCATTCATCGATGGCGCCCTTACCCTGGGCGTCAACGACACCATCAATCGCAGGCCCGTGGAGGATTACGTGAAGCTGTTCCTCTGATTGGCGGGGCAGGGCATGCTCACCCCTTCTGCAGCTCCGCCAGCTGTGTCCGGTGGTCATTCCGCAGCCGCTCCAGAAGGCCGAGCAGCGCGTCCCGTTCCTCGGGGCTGAGACAGCGGTCCACCTGCTGGCAGAGGGCGTTGTGGCGGGCGAACATCTTGGCTTCCAGGGCCAGGCCCTTGGGCGTGATCTGGACGCGGCTGCCGCGGCGGTCGGCGGGGTTCTCGCAGCGCTTGACGAGGCCCCGGGCTTCCAGGCGGTTCACGAGGCGGGGCACGTCCGCGAAGCGGTAGATCATGCGGCAGCGCAGCTCCTTCACCAGGTAGCCGTCCCTGGGCCCGCCCTTGAGGATGCGCAGCACGTTGAACTGCTGGTCCGAGAGACCCTCGGGTTCGTACAGGCACTCGTCGAAGAGGCGGGCCACGTACTCCCGGGTGAGGAGCAGGGCCAGGGCCACCTCGTGGCCCGGCTCGAGGGGCTTGGTGATCTGGAGTTCCTCGCGGATGTGCATGGCCGGCTCCTGCAGCCCCAGGATGACAGATTTTCAAAAAAAGAAGTTGCAACTCTCGAATTTCGACCTAGACTTGAATGCATGGTGAAACACCTATTCCCAGGAGGTCACATGCGCCACCCCTTCCGTGCCATTCTTGCCGTCCTCGCCCTGGCGGCGCTGCCCGCCCTGGCCCAGGACGCCTATAAGATCGACCCCGTCCACAGCGAGGTCAGCTTCAAGATCCGCCACCTCCTGGCCAAGGTCAGCGGCCGGTTCACGAAGTTCAGCGGCACCATCAAGGTCGATGCCGCCGACATCAGCAAGTCCAGCGTCGAGGTCAGCATCGATGCCACCAGCATCAACACGGACAACGAGATGCGCGACAAGCACTTGAAGACCGGCGATTTCTTCGACGTGGAGAAGTTCCCCACCATCACCTTCAAGAGCACCTCGGTGAAGGAAGTGGCCAAGGGCAAGCTGGAAGTGACGGGTGACTTCACCCTGCGCGGCGTGACCAAGCGCATCACCTTCCCCATCACCGCCGCCGGCACCCAGCCGGGGATGAAGCCGGGCACCGTGGTGGCGGGCTTCATCGATGGCGCCGTGACCATCAACCGGAACGACTATGGCATCAAGTACGGCCCCGGCGTCCTGGGCGACGAGGTGGCCATCTCCCTCAACATCGAGGCTGGCAAGTAAAGGCCGCCAGCCCTATTTCCAGTCCGTATCCAGGTGGCGGGGGCGGCATAAGGGGCCGTAACGGACTCGCCATTCGGTAGGAGTGATTCCGTAACGGCCCCTAAGAGGTCCTCATGAGCGAAGGATTCCCGAAAGTCGCGGCCAAGATCCCGGCGGTGCTGGATCTGGAGCCTGGAACCTACTTCTGGTGCGCCTGCGGCCTCAGCGCCAAGCAGCCCTTCTGCGACGGTTCCCACAAGGTCTGCGACCTGCGCCCCCTGAAGGTGGAAATCACGGAGGCCGGCAAGAAGGCCCTCTGCCAGTGCAAGCACACCAAGACCGCCCCTTTCTGCGATGGGAGCCACTGCGCCCTTTGAGGCCACTGGACCGGATTTGGTCGTGATGGGGGGCACCGGGTTTACCGGCGCCTCCCATCTTCGTTTACGGCTAAACTGAGCCCTCATGCGAGCGCGCCCATGAATCATCCCCAGCCTCCCGAGACCTCGAATGAACCCCTGGCCCCGGGCCAGCGGCTGCCCGAATCCGAGCGCAGAGAGTTCAGCCCTGAAGCCATCGCCGAGATCCAGGCGATCATGGCCAAGTATCCGGACAAGCTCGCGGCCACCCTGCCGGCTCTGCACATCGCGCAGCGCGAGTTCGGCTTCGTGAGCCTGTCGGCCATGAAGGCCGTGGCCAAGGCCATCGGCATTCCCGAGGGCCACGTCTTCGGCGTCGCCACCTTCTACACCATGTACCAGAAGGCGCCCGTCGGCAGGTACCACTTCTCGGTCTGCACCAACATCAGCTGCGCCCTGCGCGGCGCCGCCCAGCTGCTGGAGAAGGTCTGCGAGAAGACCGGCGTGAAGCCAGGCGCGGGCCCCAGCCCCGACGGCATGTGGAGCGTGGAGGAGGTGGAGTGCCTGGCCGGCTGCGGCGTGGCGCCCTGCGTCCAGGTGAACCACGACGTCTACGACGAGCTGGTGGACGAGCAGAAGCTCATTGAAGTCATGGAAGCCTGCAAGCGCGGCGAATACCGCCCCTGGGCGCAGTGAGCGGAGACGAGACATGGCAGCCATCCGCACCAAGCCTGATCACCACACCTACACCTTCCCCGGCTTCGGCTCGGAGAAGTTCCCGAACCTGCTGCTCCGGGGCGCGGGCGACCTGAACAACTGGCACCTGAAGGTCTACGAGCAGCAGCACGAAGGCTACGTGGCCATGAAGGCCGCGCTGAAGATGGAACCCGTGGCCGTGACCGAGGAGGTCAAGACCTCGGGCCTCCGGGGCCGCGGCGGCGCAGGCTTTCCCTGCGGCCTCAAGTGGTCCTTCATGCCCAAGGACACGGCGGACCGCAAGTTCACCCGCTACCTGGTCTGCAACGCCGACGAAGGCGAGCCCGGCACCTTCAAGGACCGCGTCATCCTCGAATACAACCCGCACCAGTTGATCGAAGGCATGATCATCGGCGGCTGGGCCATGCAGTGCGTGACCGGCTACGTCTACGTTCGCGGCGAGTTCCTCTGGCTCATCGAGAAGCTCGAGGCCGCCATCCAGGAAGCCCGCGATGCCGGCTACCTCGGCAAGAACATCCTCGGCACCGGCTGGGACTACGACATCCTCGTGCACCGCGGCGCGGGCGCCTACATCTGTGGCGAGGAGACGGCCCTGCTGAACTCGCTGGAGGGCCGCCGCGGCGAGCCCCGCGTGAAGCCGCCCTTCCCGGCGGCCAAGGGCGCCTTCGGCCAGCCCACCACCATCAACAACGTGGAGACCCTGGCTGCGGTACCGCCCATCATGCGCATGGGCGGCGCCGAGTACGCCAAGATCGGCTCCCCCAAGAACTCCGGCACCCGCATCTTTGGCGTCAGCGGCCACGTGAAGCGCCCGGGCATCTACGAGCTGCCCATGGGCACGCCCATGAATTTCCTGGTGGAGGAGCTTTGCGGCGGCTCCAGCACCGGCCGGAAGATCAAGGCCATCATCCCCGGCGGCGCCAGCTGCCCCATGCTGGACGAGAAGGATTTCGACGTCCCAATGGACTTCGACAACCTGAGGGCCCGGGGCTCCATGGGCGGCTCCGGCGGTCTCATCGTCATGGACGAGGACACCTGCATCGTGCAGGCCACCCTGCGGCTCATCCGCTTCTATGCGCACGAGAGCTGCGGCCAGTGCACGCCCTGCCGCGAGGGCTGCAACTGGATGGAGATGATCCTGTACCGCATCGAGCACGGCGAAGGAAAGATGGAGGACCTGGACCTGCTGGCCAGCCTCACGCCGCGCATCGGTATGCGCACGCTCTGCCCCCTGGGCGATGCGGCCTGCGGTCCCATGGACTCGGCGCTGCAGAAGTTCCGCCACGAGTTCGAGCATCACATCACCCACAAGACCTGCTACGCCACGGGCTCGCGCCTGCTGTCGAAGGTGGGGGCACACTAGGCTTTGCCGTTCCCTATCTCCGAAAATGGGCGCCGATGGCGCCCATTTTCGGAACAGGAGGAAGGACCTCATGCGTTGGCTGCTGCCCCTATTCCTCGCCTTCTGCCTGCAGGCCCAGGAGGTCTTCCTGGTGCAGCCCTACCTGCAGCTGGGCGACGCGCCCAAGGTGGCGGCCCGGGAGCGGCTGGACCTGCTCTGGCACGCGGGGGACGAGGAGGCTGCCTGGTCCGTGGAGGTGCGCGGCACCAAGGGCTGGACGGTCCAGTCCCCGCCCGCCTTCCGTCGGCTGGAGGCCCCGCCCCTGGCCCCCCACCGGGTTTACCGGGTCACGCTCCGGAACCTGCCGCCGGGCTCTGCCGTCCCCTACCGCGTGAAACGCCAGGGCAAGGTGGTGTTCGAGGCCGAGGCCCAGACCCGCAAGCCGGGCGCCCACCGCATGGTCGTCTTCGGGGACGCGGCCGATGGATCAAGGGACCAGTCGGCCATCGCCAAGGCGGTGCTGGCGGCTCAGCCCGACGCGGTCTTCATCACCGGGGACCTGGTCTATGGCCGGGGCCGCGCTTCCGAGTACCGCGCCCACTTCTTCCCGGTCTACAACGGCGAGGCGGCGCCCCTGATGCGCCGCACGCCCTTCCTGGGCGTGGTGGGCAACCACGACGTGCCCTTCGCCGGCTTTCCCGACGCCTCGGCCTACTTCGCCTACTGGTCCCAGCCTCTGAACGGACCTGCCCTGCAGCCCGGTGCGAAGAACGCCGCGCCGGTGAAGGCCGGGGTGCACGATGCCATCGTGGCGGCCTCAGGTCCGGCTTTCCCCCGCATGGCCAGCTTCAGCTTCGACTACGGACAGGTCCATTGGACGGTGCTGGATTCCAACGGCTACGCGGACTGGGACAGCCCCCCACTGAGGGCCTGGCTGGAGGCCGACCTCCGGGCCGCCAAGGGGGCCGCCTGGCGCATCGTGGCCCTGCACCATCCGCTCTTCCAGAGCGCGCGGAGCCACTCCGACGACCAGTGGATGCGGCCCATCAGCCCGCTCCTCGAGAAGTACGGCGTGGACCTGGTGCTGGCGGGGCACGTGCACAACTACCAGCGCACGGCGCCGCTGCGCTTCCAGCCCACCCAGGTCGGTTTGCGCGGCAAGCCAGTGGTGGGCGAGTTCACGGTGGACGAGGCCTTTGACGGCAGGACGGTCACCCGGGCCAGGGGGCCCATCCACGTCGTCACCGGCGCCGGGGGCGCCGAGCTCTACGACCCCTGGCAGACCGACGCCAAGGCCAGCTGGCAACCCTGGACCCGCGCCTTCGTCTCCGACAAGCACTCCTTCACGGTGCTGGACGTGGCCGCGAAGACCCTCACGCTGCGCCAGCTCGATGCCGAGGGCCGGGAACTGGATGCCATCACGCTGACGAAATAGCCGCCGCGGCCGACGGGCCTCAGAGCGGCCGGAGCTGCTCGGCGACGGAGCGGGTCCGCTCGGTGACCTCCGTGCCGGTGTGCAGGGTGGACTTTCGCTCGATGAGCAGGAGGTGGCATTCCTGCTCGGCCACCGGGTTGTGGCGGACACCCTTGGGGACGACGAACATCTCGCCTTCGTCCAGCTCCACGGACCTGTCCTCCAGTTCGATGCGGAGGTGGCCCTTGAGCACGAGGAACAGCTCGTCCTCCGCCTCATGGCTGTGCCACACCAGCGACCCCTGTACCTTGGCCACCTTGATGTAGGCCTCATCCACCTCACCCACCACCCGCGGCGACCAGAGCTCCGTCAGCGAAGCCGCGACCTGCCTGGGGGAGACGACGTTGGGCATGGGAGGCTCCTTGGGGGCTGACGAATGCACTCGGCCCGATCCATTGACAATGAAGCGTCGAGCGAACCCTCAGCGACGTTCGTACTCTACGCCCAACAAGGAGCAGAACACCTTCTTCAACCAGGCGTACGGGACAAGGATGATGCCCCAGAACCGACTCTGGCGGCGGAGGTCGGCCCATCGCTTCCGGCGATCATGAAAGCCGACGCTGAATTGTGAAACATGCTGCTTCCGGCGATTCATGGGGAGCCTGCCCGGGTCATGGAGGAAGCCACCGCCGCTACTTTCCGAAGGTGATCGAATAGGTCAGGGGCTTGGGCAGCTGGGGGCTCTTCACGGTGGCAGTCATGGTGAGGGACTTGCCGTCGGGGCTCAGCTTGAACAGGTTGGTGCGCTCGCCTTCGTCGTTCTTGAAGGTCTGGATGAGCTGGTCCTTGCTGACCTGGGCGGCCACCTGGAACTTGTCGCCGTCCTCGCGGGTCCAGGGGGCGGACTTGCCGTCGGGGGGCATGTGGATGGCATCGCGCTCGTCCAGCTTGATGAGCACTTCCCTGTCCGTGATGGTGATGACGACCTTTCGGTAGGCGGGGTTCAGCTTGGTGAGCCGGCCCCGGGCGATGGGGCGCTTGATGAAGTTCATGTCCGCCACGGTGCTGTTGATGGCCGCCGCGATGTCATCGGCCCGCACCTGGCTCCAGGTGCCGGACAGGGAGCCGTCCTGCGCGACGAGGGACAGGGCCGCGAAAGCGGGGACAAGGAACAGCCGGGCTGAACGCATGGGATCTCCGTGGGGTGGGTGGTCCCAACCATAGCACTTCCCAACGCAGAATTGGCCCCGTCCGGGGCCAATTCTGCGCGAGTGGGAAACGAATCAGCCGATGGTCGCCACCATGACCGCCTTGATGGTGTGCATGCGGTTCTCGGCCTCGTCGAAGACCACGCTGTGGCGGCTGCGGAAGACCTCGTCGGTGACTTCGCGGATGTCGTGGCCCTGGGCCTTCATCTCCTTGGCCAGCTTGGTCTCGAAGTCGTGGAAGGCGGGCAGGCAGTGGAGGAACTTCACGTCGGCGTTGCCGGTCTTCTGGATCATCTCCATGGTGACCTTGAAGGGGGTGAGCAGCTTCACGCGGGCGGGGATCTGGTCCTCCTCGCCCATGCTGGCCCACACGTCGGTGTAGATGACGTCGGCGCCCTTCACGGCCTCATCGACGTTGTCGGTGACCTCGATGGTGGCGCCGGTGAGCTGGGCGGCCTCGCGGGCGGCGGCGAGCACGGCCGGATCGGGGGCCAGCTCCTTGGGGCCCAGGGCCACCATGTGCATGCCGGTCTTGGCGGCACCGTACATCAGGGCGTAGCTCATGTTGTTGCGGATGTCGCCGCAGAACACCAGCTTCACCTTGTGCAGGGGCTTGGCCACGTGCTCTTCGATGGTGAGGAAGTCGGCCAGGATCTGGGTGGGGTGGTCGGTGTCCGTGAGGCCGTTCCACACGGGCACGCCGCTGTGCTTCGCCAGGGCTTCCACCACTTCCTGCTTGTAGCCGCGGTACTCGATGCCGTCATAGAAGCGGCCCAGCACCTTGGCGCTGTCCTCGATGGATTCCTTTTTGCCCACCTGGGAGCTCGCGCTGTCCAGGAAGGTCACGTGGGCGCCTTCCTCGAGGGCGCCGACTTCGAAGGCGCAGCGGGTGC contains these protein-coding regions:
- a CDS encoding metallophosphoesterase, which translates into the protein MRWLLPLFLAFCLQAQEVFLVQPYLQLGDAPKVAARERLDLLWHAGDEEAAWSVEVRGTKGWTVQSPPAFRRLEAPPLAPHRVYRVTLRNLPPGSAVPYRVKRQGKVVFEAEAQTRKPGAHRMVVFGDAADGSRDQSAIAKAVLAAQPDAVFITGDLVYGRGRASEYRAHFFPVYNGEAAPLMRRTPFLGVVGNHDVPFAGFPDASAYFAYWSQPLNGPALQPGAKNAAPVKAGVHDAIVAASGPAFPRMASFSFDYGQVHWTVLDSNGYADWDSPPLRAWLEADLRAAKGAAWRIVALHHPLFQSARSHSDDQWMRPISPLLEKYGVDLVLAGHVHNYQRTAPLRFQPTQVGLRGKPVVGEFTVDEAFDGRTVTRARGPIHVVTGAGGAELYDPWQTDAKASWQPWTRAFVSDKHSFTVLDVAAKTLTLRQLDAEGRELDAITLTK
- the argF gene encoding ornithine carbamoyltransferase, producing MAVNLKGRSFLTLMDFSPEEVRYLLDLSRDLKAKKRMGVFNYLLKGKNIVLLFEKTSTRTRCAFEVGALEEGAHVTFLDSASSQVGKKESIEDSAKVLGRFYDGIEYRGYKQEVVEALAKHSGVPVWNGLTDTDHPTQILADFLTIEEHVAKPLHKVKLVFCGDIRNNMSYALMYGAAKTGMHMVALGPKELAPDPAVLAAAREAAQLTGATIEVTDNVDEAVKGADVIYTDVWASMGEEDQIPARVKLLTPFKVTMEMIQKTGNADVKFLHCLPAFHDFETKLAKEMKAQGHDIREVTDEVFRSRHSVVFDEAENRMHTIKAVMVATIG
- a CDS encoding cupin domain-containing protein, with the translated sequence MPNVVSPRQVAASLTELWSPRVVGEVDEAYIKVAKVQGSLVWHSHEAEDELFLVLKGHLRIELEDRSVELDEGEMFVVPKGVRHNPVAEQECHLLLIERKSTLHTGTEVTERTRSVAEQLRPL